The Arachis ipaensis cultivar K30076 chromosome B07, Araip1.1, whole genome shotgun sequence genome includes a window with the following:
- the LOC110264481 gene encoding uncharacterized protein LOC110264481 encodes MAIRLLHQTSLSSGCERNWSLFEQIHSKRRNRLEHQRLSDIVYVTYNLRLQSRMHRKKKNYDPIDIQSIDIVDFWVMPDEDDPEFTNGDIDGIENLIYTDNAMPSYPKDGGDVKLDVDFPNVADSSNTASFGGTSDDGGFGLPVYDGDVGTLNENYYF; translated from the exons ATGGCAATTCGTCTTCTTCATCAAACATCTTTATCATCCGGCTGCGAGAGGAACTGGAGCCTCTTTGAACAAATCCATTCAAAGAGGAGGAACCGATTAGAGCATCAAAGGCTAAGTGACATTGTTTATGTCACTTATAATCTACGCCTTCAATCTAGAATGCATCGCAAGAAGAAGAATTATGATCCAATTGACATTCAAAGCATTGACATAGTAGATTTTTGGGTAATGCCGGATGAAGATGATCCTGAATTTACTAATGGAGACATCGACggcattgaaaatttaatttatacgGATAATGCTATGCCTTCATATCCTAAAG atggaGGAGATGTGAAACTTGATGTGGATTTCCCTAATGTTGCTGATTCTTCAAATACAGCTTCTTTTGGTGGTACTTCTGATGATGGTGGCTTTGGATTACCTGTTTATGATGGAGATGTTGGAACACTTaatgaaaattattatttttga